From Pseudobacteroides sp., a single genomic window includes:
- a CDS encoding glycoside hydrolase family 9 protein, with the protein MITTNERKRNYSKSHSWLSILLTLILIAGQIFTSGIVFAEAPPATFTPAPGWENYNHFNFAEALQKSLYFYDAEKCGAAAGYDKGGKLEWRGSCHEGDAKIPLQYTSLSKEFLGKYKSIIDPDGDGTVDVHGGFHDAGDHVRFGLPQSYAAGTLGWGFNEFRDSFKAIGEEEHMIELLRYFTDTFLRCSFLDKDGSLIAFCYMVGEGDVDHCYWGPPELYPEEYSRTRPADFATYDSPGSDVCASTAAALCTSYMNFKDEDPAYAKKCLDVAKAMYDFAVKYRGKHKGDGYYTSDYDEDELAWAAVWLYECTGNMKYINDINAVDQTGNYTGYMKRIIPDTFKQNVWYNSWVHCWDAVWGGTFLKLNQLFPENQLYDFIASWNVEHLSGGVAKHKDPKDTNYYKTSPAGYTMINGWGSARYNAAAQLSALVYMKNHPERTDFGKWAKGAMEYIMGRNPMGYSYIVGYGYEKGLPFAKHPHHRAAHGSKTNSMNDPEEHRHILWGALSGGPDLNDYHIDSTTEYAYNEVAVDYNAAFVGALAGLYKYYGEGHEPIPNFPPKEPRTDDYYCEAKVARETEDSTQVVIKLHNESSQPPHYETGMMAKYFFNISELIENDQTIDDVIFSIEYDEQISMQQEPIELRGPFKWDDAGTYYYEFDWSGKKIYGDRELQISFRVKQDKNYTTHWDSSNDYSRKNLTNEYVIYKNVPVYLNGVKVYGEEPPKLVPTPTPTNNPNVTPANNALIKVSYKRGKEDMTKNTIRSTINIKNTGTVPVDLANVKVRYWFTNDGSEQNTFVCEYAVCGTANVTGTIFKIDNPVAAADSYCEIGFTKEAGKIPPGGSSGDIPFRIESSASNYDQTNDYSYNSSMTELGDNSKITAYVQGALKFGIEPVELKPTPSSGYKVSGYVIPDFSFTAVNSEKLKEGFKVELANGKFATTDKNGYFEISGVSAAKSHTLRISKESYLLRELKNIVVNDNTVIGTVSSPLVMWAGDMVRNGVQDNAINMADIMEFATCFNATADNAKYKEGVDLNKDGAINMSDIIIVAKHFNNVSSDYPAI; encoded by the coding sequence ATGATTACAACAAATGAAAGGAAAAGAAACTATTCTAAAAGCCATAGCTGGCTATCAATCCTGTTGACTCTAATATTGATTGCAGGGCAGATCTTTACATCCGGTATTGTATTTGCGGAAGCACCACCTGCCACTTTTACGCCTGCTCCCGGGTGGGAGAATTATAACCACTTCAACTTTGCCGAAGCTTTGCAAAAGTCACTTTATTTTTATGACGCGGAAAAATGCGGTGCTGCGGCAGGTTATGACAAAGGTGGAAAGCTTGAGTGGAGAGGCTCCTGTCATGAGGGGGATGCGAAAATTCCTCTTCAATATACATCCCTTTCCAAGGAGTTTTTGGGGAAGTACAAGAGCATAATTGATCCTGATGGAGATGGTACAGTAGATGTACATGGCGGGTTTCATGATGCAGGTGACCATGTTAGGTTTGGTCTTCCTCAGAGCTATGCGGCCGGTACATTAGGATGGGGATTCAATGAATTCAGAGACTCCTTCAAGGCTATAGGAGAAGAAGAGCACATGATAGAACTTTTAAGGTACTTTACCGATACATTTTTACGCTGCTCTTTTCTCGATAAGGATGGAAGTTTGATTGCATTTTGCTACATGGTAGGCGAAGGTGATGTTGACCATTGCTACTGGGGACCGCCGGAACTATATCCTGAAGAATATTCCAGGACTAGGCCTGCGGATTTTGCAACCTATGATTCTCCGGGTAGTGATGTTTGTGCCAGTACTGCTGCGGCACTTTGCACCTCATATATGAATTTCAAGGATGAAGACCCGGCATATGCGAAAAAATGCCTTGATGTCGCAAAGGCTATGTATGATTTTGCAGTAAAATACAGAGGAAAACATAAAGGTGACGGTTACTACACCTCGGATTATGATGAGGATGAACTGGCTTGGGCTGCGGTGTGGCTCTATGAGTGTACCGGAAACATGAAATATATAAATGATATAAACGCTGTTGACCAAACTGGAAATTATACCGGATATATGAAAAGGATAATACCTGACACTTTTAAACAGAATGTCTGGTATAATTCATGGGTACATTGCTGGGATGCAGTATGGGGAGGAACATTTTTAAAACTCAACCAGTTATTTCCTGAAAATCAATTGTATGATTTTATCGCAAGCTGGAATGTGGAGCATTTGTCAGGTGGGGTAGCAAAACATAAAGACCCAAAGGATACAAATTATTACAAAACGTCACCTGCAGGATATACAATGATAAACGGCTGGGGATCAGCCCGTTATAATGCTGCCGCTCAGTTATCCGCACTTGTATACATGAAAAACCATCCCGAAAGAACGGATTTCGGCAAGTGGGCTAAAGGTGCCATGGAATACATTATGGGAAGAAATCCAATGGGTTATTCCTATATAGTTGGATATGGCTATGAGAAAGGGTTGCCTTTTGCAAAACATCCGCACCATAGAGCAGCTCATGGATCAAAAACAAATAGTATGAATGATCCGGAAGAACACAGACATATTTTATGGGGAGCACTGTCGGGAGGACCGGACTTAAATGATTATCATATAGACTCAACCACCGAGTATGCTTACAATGAAGTTGCCGTTGACTATAATGCTGCCTTTGTCGGTGCTTTGGCAGGCTTGTACAAATATTACGGCGAGGGACATGAGCCGATACCAAATTTCCCTCCTAAGGAGCCAAGAACTGACGATTACTATTGTGAGGCAAAAGTGGCGAGGGAAACGGAAGACAGCACACAAGTCGTTATAAAACTTCATAATGAATCCAGTCAGCCTCCGCATTATGAAACAGGAATGATGGCAAAATATTTCTTCAATATAAGCGAACTTATAGAAAACGATCAAACTATAGATGATGTGATTTTTTCCATTGAATATGATGAACAGATTTCCATGCAGCAGGAGCCTATTGAATTAAGAGGCCCTTTCAAATGGGATGATGCAGGAACATACTATTATGAATTTGATTGGAGCGGAAAAAAAATATATGGAGACAGGGAACTGCAAATTTCCTTCAGAGTAAAGCAGGATAAGAATTACACGACTCACTGGGATTCTTCAAATGACTACAGCAGAAAGAATCTTACAAATGAATATGTTATATATAAAAATGTGCCTGTATATCTAAATGGTGTGAAGGTATATGGAGAAGAGCCTCCAAAGTTGGTTCCGACACCTACCCCGACAAATAACCCTAATGTGACGCCTGCAAATAATGCCTTAATCAAGGTTTCGTACAAACGTGGGAAAGAGGATATGACTAAAAATACAATTAGGTCTACAATAAATATCAAGAACACAGGGACTGTACCTGTAGATCTAGCTAATGTAAAGGTTCGCTATTGGTTTACAAATGACGGCAGCGAACAAAACACTTTTGTATGTGAATATGCCGTTTGCGGAACAGCAAATGTAACCGGAACTATATTCAAAATAGATAATCCTGTAGCTGCTGCAGACTCCTATTGCGAAATTGGATTTACAAAGGAAGCAGGTAAAATTCCACCGGGAGGAAGTTCTGGAGACATACCATTTAGAATCGAAAGCAGTGCGTCAAATTATGACCAGACAAATGACTATTCCTACAACTCCAGTATGACAGAGCTTGGGGACAATAGTAAGATTACTGCCTATGTACAAGGTGCTCTGAAATTCGGGATTGAGCCTGTTGAATTAAAACCGACTCCTTCTTCTGGATACAAGGTTTCGGGATATGTAATACCGGACTTTTCATTTACGGCAGTAAACAGTGAAAAATTAAAGGAAGGTTTTAAGGTAGAACTTGCTAATGGCAAATTTGCAACTACAGACAAGAACGGCTATTTCGAAATAAGTGGTGTTTCTGCAGCTAAAAGCCATACTTTAAGAATTTCTAAAGAAAGCTATTTATTGAGGGAATTAAAAAATATTGTTGTAAACGACAATACTGTAATTGGAACGGTAAGCAGCCCATTAGTTATGTGGGCGGGTGATATGGTCAGGAACGGAGTTCAGGATAATGCTATAAACATGGCGGATATAATGGAGTTTGCAACATGCTTTAATGCTACCGCCGATAATGCTAAATACAAGGAAGGTGTAGACCTGAATAAAGACGGTGCAATAAACATGAGTGACATAATAATTGTTGCAAAGCATTTTAATAATGTATCATCAGATTATCCTGCTATTTAA
- a CDS encoding glycoside hydrolase family 9 protein, giving the protein MSFLKSRVLMPVILIGILIAGQTFISSSVFAAATPAPSTAQANFTPAPGWENYSHFNFAEALQKSIYFYDAEKCGAAAGNGPIEWRGACHVGDEKILLSNTSLSKSFIEKYKSILDPDGDGAVDVHGGFHDAGDHVRFGLPQSYAAGTLGWGFLEFRDEFKKLGQEEHMLEILKYFTDTFLRCSFLDKDGKLIAFCYMVGEGDLDHSYWGPPELYPANIPRPADFATAETPGSDVCASTAAALCSSYMIFKDSNPEYAKKCLAVATAMYDFAKKYRGKHNGDGYYTSAYDEDELAWAAVWLYECTGDMNYVREIDSIDDKGYYTGYIKRIIPENFNTNTWYNSWTHCWDVVWAGVFLKLNALLPDDERWDFFARWNIEYHSAGQAKHVDPNDHNYDTTSPAGYIMINGWGSARYNTAAQLCALVYQKHHPERTDFGDWAKGQMEYIMGRNPMGYSYIVGYGYERGLPFAKHVHHRAAHGSKTLSMLEPPEHRHILWGALAGGPDKQDYHQDVTTDFVYNEVAVDYNAAFVGACAGLYKYYGKGQEPIPNFPPKEPKQDDYYCESRIERENIESTQIVLKLHNESSQPPHYETGMMIRYFFDISELLESGQSIEDVVFAVEYDEQISLQDDPIEYRGPFKWDDNGTYYYEFDWSGRKIYGDRELQISMRAKQDSNYATHWDPSNDYSRKNVTGTYAINKNVPVYLNGVKVYGEEPPKKAATPTPTMDPRVTPDNNASIKVIYKGTIDGSLKNTIRAAINIKNTGATPISLSDVKVRYWFTSDNSDNNTFTCEYALIGTEKVTGNFFNIDNAVADADTYCEIGFTKDAGKIVPGGSSGDIPFRIESTSNYDQTNDYSFDSNITKEFSDNKKITAYVNGTLKYGVEPVTIIKPTPSGYKISGYIEPNFSISSSGAEKIKEGFKVELLDDGGYVTTDKNGYFEINGVPSGKSYTLRITKASYLLREIRNIVANDNIVIGTLSSPVVMWAGDMLRNGIQDNAINMADIIEFAACFNATKDSANYKIDIDLNKDGAINMSDIIIVAKCFNKVSADYPVV; this is encoded by the coding sequence ATGAGCTTTTTAAAAAGCCGGGTCTTGATGCCAGTCATATTGATTGGGATTCTTATTGCCGGACAGACCTTCATTTCAAGTTCAGTATTTGCAGCGGCTACACCTGCACCTTCAACTGCACAGGCGAACTTTACGCCTGCTCCCGGCTGGGAGAATTATAGTCACTTTAACTTTGCAGAAGCCCTGCAAAAGTCAATTTATTTTTACGATGCTGAAAAGTGTGGTGCTGCAGCGGGAAACGGACCAATTGAGTGGAGAGGTGCTTGTCATGTGGGAGACGAGAAAATTCTACTATCCAATACATCCCTCTCAAAATCCTTCATTGAAAAGTATAAAAGCATTCTAGATCCCGATGGAGACGGGGCTGTCGATGTGCACGGAGGGTTCCATGATGCAGGGGATCATGTAAGGTTCGGCCTTCCACAGAGCTATGCGGCAGGTACTCTTGGCTGGGGCTTTCTGGAATTTAGAGATGAGTTCAAAAAACTAGGACAGGAAGAGCATATGCTGGAGATTTTAAAATACTTTACAGATACATTCTTACGCTGCTCTTTTCTTGATAAAGATGGAAAATTGATCGCATTCTGCTATATGGTAGGCGAGGGAGATTTAGACCATTCCTACTGGGGACCACCGGAACTATATCCAGCCAATATCCCAAGGCCTGCTGATTTTGCCACCGCTGAAACTCCCGGAAGTGATGTATGTGCCAGTACAGCTGCTGCTCTTTGTTCATCATATATGATTTTTAAGGATTCCAATCCGGAATATGCAAAGAAGTGCCTGGCTGTTGCAACGGCCATGTATGATTTTGCAAAGAAATACAGAGGGAAGCATAACGGTGATGGGTACTATACATCGGCTTATGATGAAGATGAGCTGGCTTGGGCTGCAGTATGGCTTTACGAATGCACAGGTGATATGAATTATGTAAGAGAAATAGACTCAATCGACGACAAAGGTTACTATACAGGATATATTAAAAGGATAATACCTGAGAATTTCAACACAAATACCTGGTACAATTCATGGACCCACTGCTGGGATGTAGTTTGGGCAGGAGTGTTTTTAAAGCTAAACGCTTTATTACCCGATGATGAGAGATGGGATTTCTTTGCACGGTGGAATATAGAATATCATTCGGCAGGCCAGGCAAAACATGTAGACCCCAACGATCACAATTATGATACAACATCACCAGCTGGATATATAATGATTAACGGCTGGGGCTCTGCCCGTTACAACACGGCTGCCCAATTATGTGCACTTGTGTACCAGAAACACCATCCCGAAAGGACGGATTTCGGCGATTGGGCTAAAGGCCAGATGGAATACATTATGGGAAGGAACCCTATGGGGTATTCGTATATTGTTGGCTACGGCTATGAGAGAGGTTTGCCCTTTGCAAAGCATGTTCACCATAGAGCGGCTCACGGATCAAAAACATTAAGTATGCTGGAACCACCGGAGCACAGGCATATTTTATGGGGAGCACTTGCCGGAGGGCCTGATAAACAGGATTATCACCAGGACGTAACAACCGACTTTGTTTATAATGAAGTTGCCGTTGACTATAACGCCGCTTTTGTGGGAGCGTGTGCAGGGCTTTATAAATATTACGGAAAAGGGCAGGAGCCGATACCCAACTTTCCTCCTAAGGAGCCCAAACAGGATGATTATTACTGCGAGTCACGTATAGAACGGGAAAATATTGAAAGTACACAGATTGTATTGAAATTGCACAACGAATCCAGCCAGCCTCCTCATTATGAAACGGGAATGATGATAAGGTATTTCTTTGATATCAGTGAGCTTTTAGAAAGCGGCCAAAGTATAGAGGATGTGGTATTTGCTGTTGAATATGACGAACAGATTTCACTTCAGGATGATCCCATTGAATATAGAGGGCCATTTAAATGGGATGATAATGGAACCTATTATTATGAATTTGATTGGAGCGGCAGAAAAATTTACGGAGATAGGGAACTGCAAATTTCCATGAGGGCAAAACAGGACTCCAATTACGCTACTCACTGGGATCCATCCAATGACTATAGCAGAAAAAATGTAACTGGCACTTATGCAATAAACAAAAATGTGCCTGTATATCTAAATGGCGTAAAGGTATACGGAGAAGAGCCACCCAAAAAGGCTGCCACACCTACTCCTACAATGGACCCTAGGGTGACTCCAGACAATAATGCTTCAATTAAAGTAATATACAAGGGCACAATAGATGGTTCCCTTAAAAATACAATAAGGGCTGCAATAAATATAAAGAATACCGGAGCTACCCCGATAAGTTTGTCTGATGTAAAGGTCCGCTATTGGTTTACAAGTGACAATAGTGATAATAACACCTTTACATGTGAGTATGCGCTTATAGGAACGGAAAAGGTGACGGGTAATTTCTTCAATATAGATAATGCTGTAGCCGACGCCGATACCTATTGCGAAATTGGATTTACAAAGGATGCCGGCAAAATTGTACCAGGCGGAAGCAGCGGAGATATACCTTTTAGAATTGAAAGTACGTCAAATTATGATCAGACAAATGACTATTCTTTTGATTCGAATATAACAAAAGAATTTAGTGATAACAAAAAAATAACTGCATATGTAAATGGCACATTAAAATATGGTGTTGAGCCTGTGACAATAATAAAGCCTACTCCTTCCGGATATAAGATATCGGGGTATATTGAGCCCAATTTTTCAATTTCTTCATCAGGTGCTGAAAAAATAAAGGAAGGCTTTAAGGTGGAGCTGCTTGATGACGGTGGATATGTGACTACGGATAAGAATGGCTACTTTGAGATAAACGGTGTTCCATCGGGTAAAAGCTATACTTTAAGGATTACTAAAGCAAGCTATTTACTGAGGGAAATAAGGAATATAGTTGCAAATGATAATATTGTCATTGGAACTTTAAGTTCTCCAGTAGTTATGTGGGCAGGTGATATGTTAAGAAACGGAATTCAGGACAATGCCATAAATATGGCGGATATAATAGAATTTGCAGCATGCTTTAATGCAACGAAAGATAGTGCCAATTATAAGATAGATATAGACCTAAATAAAGACGGTGCTATAAACATGAGCGACATAATTATAGTTGCAAAGTGCTTTAATAAAGTATCAGCTGATTACCCGGTCGTCTAG
- a CDS encoding glycoside hydrolase family 9 protein, producing MKRIIVFILLAIFMAGIIPQPVLAAESNFNYVDAFAKSILFYEANWCGPDAGNNRIKWRGPCHVEDGKDVGLDLTGGFHDCGDHVKFGLPQCASASTLAWAYYEFKDVFIAKGQDEYMLNVLKHFCDYFIKCFPNKTTFYYQCGDGDVDHQYWGPPELQTNDRPTYYAATPSDPGSDVAGDAAAALALMYLNYKDRDKEYADKCLAYAKDLYTFGMTYRGNSKAQSYYLPRTYLDELMWGSIWLYVATNDIKYMENVDKLMVEKGITGGNSFNDNWTQCWDYVLTGVFTKLATLSTNPLYKEIAEDHLDYWQNRLKSSPGGIRFLDSWGVCKYPAAESMVQLVYYKYTGDKSCLDFAKSQIDYILGKNPNNMSYVVGFGDNYPKFPHHRAASGRLEGPPADETKLSPERHILYGALVGGADINDEYHDNVDEYVYSETGLDYNAGLVGALAGMSKYFGQDQMPGETPGIEGEPPQYYSDAKIYEEDSCGVTVDLNLYNIITSPPQYEPGLSCKYFVDLSEYAGANIDMKKFVTKVYYSPADAQISSLQPWDKDRNIYYVEITFPKPVYARTYVQFAVYYYENKLWNSSNDFSHEGIGNKYKTLENIPIYKDGVQVSGRDPAGGKPSVSPSPTPKPSETKGFKVSGYVLPDFLKSSEAAAASKAGFKVEISGTALAALTNQYGYFEIANVPQNASSYTVKVSKPAYLYRELAGISVTKNVEISTMSSPVSMWAGDMVINGKQDGVINMSDVIEVAKHFGSTSGDGKYIESHDLNIDGAININDVIIIARHFSKTSGDYQ from the coding sequence ATGAAAAGAATAATCGTATTTATCCTGCTTGCCATTTTTATGGCTGGCATTATACCGCAGCCGGTTTTGGCTGCAGAATCCAATTTCAACTATGTCGATGCATTTGCAAAATCAATTCTATTCTATGAGGCAAACTGGTGCGGACCTGATGCCGGAAACAACAGAATTAAGTGGCGGGGACCGTGTCATGTGGAAGACGGAAAAGATGTAGGACTCGATTTGACGGGAGGTTTTCACGATTGCGGAGACCATGTAAAATTCGGCCTTCCGCAGTGTGCATCTGCTTCTACACTAGCATGGGCTTACTATGAATTCAAAGATGTCTTCATTGCCAAGGGGCAAGACGAGTATATGCTTAATGTTCTAAAGCATTTTTGCGATTACTTTATAAAATGCTTCCCAAACAAGACTACTTTTTACTACCAGTGTGGTGACGGCGATGTGGATCATCAATATTGGGGGCCTCCGGAACTCCAGACAAATGACAGGCCAACTTATTATGCTGCAACACCTTCAGATCCCGGTTCCGATGTGGCGGGTGATGCGGCTGCTGCATTGGCACTAATGTATTTGAACTACAAGGACAGGGATAAGGAATATGCAGATAAATGCCTAGCTTATGCAAAAGACCTGTATACCTTCGGCATGACTTACAGGGGAAACAGTAAAGCACAAAGCTACTATCTTCCCAGGACCTATCTGGATGAACTTATGTGGGGATCAATCTGGCTTTATGTTGCTACAAATGATATCAAATACATGGAAAATGTGGACAAGCTTATGGTTGAGAAGGGAATTACAGGGGGAAACTCATTTAATGACAATTGGACCCAGTGCTGGGATTATGTTTTGACAGGAGTATTTACCAAGCTAGCTACACTTTCAACCAATCCCTTGTATAAAGAAATCGCTGAAGACCATTTGGATTACTGGCAGAATAGATTAAAGTCTTCTCCCGGAGGCATAAGATTTTTAGATAGCTGGGGTGTTTGCAAGTATCCGGCAGCAGAGAGTATGGTTCAGCTGGTTTATTATAAATATACTGGTGACAAGAGTTGCCTTGACTTTGCAAAGAGTCAGATAGACTATATCCTCGGCAAAAATCCCAATAATATGTCTTATGTGGTCGGTTTTGGGGATAATTATCCCAAATTTCCTCACCACAGAGCAGCAAGCGGAAGACTTGAAGGACCGCCTGCAGATGAAACAAAGTTATCACCTGAAAGGCATATATTATATGGTGCTCTTGTGGGAGGAGCAGATATCAATGATGAATACCATGACAATGTAGACGAGTATGTGTATTCTGAAACCGGACTGGATTATAATGCAGGTTTGGTTGGGGCATTGGCAGGTATGTCTAAATATTTTGGGCAGGATCAGATGCCTGGAGAAACTCCAGGTATTGAAGGAGAACCGCCTCAATACTATTCAGATGCCAAAATTTACGAAGAAGATTCATGCGGTGTTACAGTTGATCTTAATTTATATAATATTATAACTTCACCTCCCCAATATGAGCCTGGTTTATCCTGCAAATATTTTGTGGATTTATCCGAGTATGCCGGTGCGAATATCGATATGAAAAAATTTGTTACAAAAGTGTACTATTCTCCTGCTGATGCCCAAATATCATCACTGCAGCCGTGGGACAAGGATAGGAATATATATTATGTAGAAATAACTTTTCCCAAACCGGTATATGCCAGAACTTATGTGCAGTTTGCCGTTTACTATTATGAAAACAAACTCTGGAATTCTTCCAATGATTTTTCACATGAAGGTATAGGCAATAAATATAAAACATTGGAAAATATCCCGATATATAAAGACGGTGTCCAGGTTTCAGGGAGAGATCCGGCAGGTGGAAAACCTTCCGTTTCGCCATCTCCTACACCTAAGCCTTCGGAAACAAAAGGGTTTAAGGTTTCAGGTTATGTTTTGCCGGATTTTCTTAAGAGTTCCGAAGCTGCGGCAGCTTCAAAAGCAGGGTTTAAAGTGGAAATTTCAGGTACAGCCCTCGCAGCTTTAACTAACCAATACGGTTATTTTGAAATAGCAAATGTGCCACAAAATGCTTCGAGTTACACAGTTAAGGTAAGCAAACCGGCATACCTGTATCGTGAACTTGCAGGCATATCTGTTACAAAGAATGTAGAAATAAGTACAATGAGTTCGCCTGTAAGCATGTGGGCGGGAGATATGGTGATAAACGGCAAACAGGATGGTGTAATTAACATGTCTGATGTAATAGAGGTTGCAAAGCACTTTGGAAGCACTTCTGGAGATGGAAAATATATTGAAAGTCATGATTTAAACATTGACGGTGCCATAAACATAAATGACGTAATCATCATTGCAAGACATTTTAGTAAAACATCTGGAGATTATCAATAG